The genomic DNA GACCAGGCCCACTATGATGATCCGTTTATGTTTGCCACTTTCCGCTCGCTCTGTGCTTGGCTCGCTGAAGAAACATCATGCTTGAAAGATGATGTCATTGCCCTTCTGCCTTGTCTTATTGGTTATGCCAAAAGTCACTTTAAGGGAGGCAGAAAAGAAAAGGGGCTCAGTGATTGGATGTCAAAAATGTCCATCAACAACAATTCACAAGATGGAACATGGACAAGAGAAGCAGCTCTTCGGTAACACAATATTGTGTCATGCTTTGGCAcgtttaaaaacttttaaaacatgctgtgtattttacattaaaaaaatgtcttacatGCATTCATGCTTGCTTGATTTAGATATCTTCTCCCAGCGTTGTGTCATCTCTCTGCTGAAGATGAACCGAGACGGGTTCTTCTCTCCCTGGATGCTCCAGCCTTGCTAGTGGATTTTCTGAGCAAGGGCTGGGGGTCTTTGAGAGGTCAAAGTGGAAAAACAGTAAGCAGAGATCCTGGTCTGGAAACTGCATGCTCTGCTTTACTCAATTTTGCTATCACAGAGCCAGAACGAGTCAGGTATGCAGTTAAACTTTACACCGAGCATGGGATAAATCTGTTAACAATCACCTTGATgcaaatttttttgtgtgttcttCCAGGAGTGATCCTTGTTTTGTCGCTCTGGAGATGATGCTGAGTGAGGCACTGCCTATTCTTCTTCATAAGCCCCGCCTCTTGGTCCTAGCAGCTAACTGTTGCACTTTGGGTCTCATGATTGGCAGACTGAAACCAGCATCCACTGGTACGTGTCTATAACTTTCTTTCTTGCATGAAAAGCATGGATTTAGCATGGTCTCTTAATaaataagttttgtgatttttttttatttttattatgtgtAACTATTTATGAACATAAAATAGGGTGAATTTTGCTTTATTGTTGGTGGTTTAATAATGGATTACAAACCTTTGTAGAGCCCGTAGAACCCAGCCAGCGGCGATTTTTCTCTGCTGTTCTGTCATTTCTTCTGAGTGCTATCCAGTCCGGATCTGCATCTAACACTGCACAGTTCAGCGCTCTCTGGTTGGAAAACTGGGAGGAGGCTGGAGAGCTCTGGAGGCTCAGTCTGCAGGCTCTGGGTGGTTGTGTTATGGCAAAGCCTTGGATAACCAGCCTAATCAGAGATGAAGGGTGGCTTCAAAACATCTTCACCCTGCTAGGATCCAGTGGAAAACTCCCAGACCAGCTTTCTCAAGACGCTCTAGAAGAGGTTCTGTGTGCAATTTCTAAACAATGTCCTTTGTGTCTTAAAGACATTCGTTTATTAGTGAAGGGTCCGAGCTGCGGGTCTCTTCGGTGTATGCCAAAACTTAGGAAAATATTGGCGGAGTAGCATCTGTATGATAGTAATTTAAAAGGACAGATGAAGCACTTACTGTGTTGTCTGTGTGTCATATCAAACAAATattcacaaaatatttgtaaaacatGCACTCTGTGGCCAAAGTTTCAATCGGAATATGAAATAAACTATTTTTGCTTACAAGGTGGTTTATTGCTATTTTATTTACCCTTTTTGCCAcaagtgttaataataatattaataataatgcatctgaaaatcattttaaatcagaGCGCAGTCTCattgaatatgtaaataaaaatgtatgtttttatttgcatagACCTGTTTTGTGTTAGAATGTCCACTAGGTGGAGCCCTTACAACAAATTGATTATTCAAAGCAGGCATATTCAAATATAGGCTACTATAAACGATAACCATGTTTATTATATGGTTAATAATAAGGGTCTATTAGTTAATATAAGTGTAATTATACTGCATGTCTTCTATAATAGTTAAAGGCATTAGGcatagctaaagccaggactaagtctagttaaattaagatgttaaAGCATAGAAAAAGACGTTATTggagtgtgtgtttttttttatcaattgCACTGGTATATTTTAAGATCTTTCAGTAACGtcattttcagttgagacagctTTAACACGTgtcttagtctaggactagccttaaaCCTGGGGATAGTGCTCAAAACCTACATTGTCAACAATTCGTCATGTTTTTTCCACAAAGTTAAGTTAAACTTTGGTTGAattgtgttttattaaattgtaGTTTCACATTAACGCTTTTCAATAAAAAAGTTAACCCATAAACGGCTTCTTAATGACTGTGTCTGCAGAAATTGCCTATTTATAGCATTCTGGGCATTATAACCCAGCTTTTGTGTTacacacttaaagggatagttcacccaaaaatgaaaattctgtcatcaacATCATTTTccaccgttcgtggaccccattcacttccatagtaggaaaaataatactatggaagtaaattgggtccacgaacggtttggttacaaacatttctcaaaatatcttctttgtgttcatcagaaacaaagacatttgtacaggtttgtaacaacatgagggtgagtaaatgatgacagaattttcatttttgggtgaactatccctttaagtacacaactgacggtacccattgacttccatagagAGTATTTGTTTATCtaactatggaagtcaatgggtacgtcaactgtgtgcttaccatcatttatcaatatcttcttttgtgttttaacaaaataaagaaatccatacaggttaagaacaacatgagggtgagtaaatgatgaaagagtttttatttttgggtgaactatctctttaaattaCGTTGCTAATGCTTCTTAACACTCACAAAACGTTTGTATTACAAATGTTCTTTGtggaaaaagttttaaaaaatattttttttaaagaaatcatTAGTTTAGGTTTTTTTTGACTGGCAAAGGCTACCATTTTATAGGCTACTTCACTACAACAGTAATTGCATTGCCTCGGTACTATGTCaaacagataaaaataaaaacatagtAGCCTATTTTgtacttttgtttttatttatttattcaatccAGCTGTCCAgtgttagttttttttttcacgtTGTCTGCGCGTAAGTGAATTGTCGTGAGCTCAGCCATGCACCCAAAGGCCCGTTTAGCCACTTTTTGTTTACTCGAATCGCGTTTCTTCACTTATCCTCCGCCCATCAACCAACGcctctctccctctttctctctcgctctctcagTTTCTCTCTCCCCCTCTTTCTCTCTAACTGTTTCGTCAATAAAAACTCTCGTGTCCCTCACACACCTCTCTCACCGTTCAGCTCACAGCACACAAccccactctctctctcttttctctcttgTCCTGTCCATTCATTTAACAGAGGACTATCACCTTATCCTGAAACATGTTGTGGAAATCACGGAGCAAGACAGAACCGTACTGCTTACAGGTGagctttttttaatgtttatattataaGTGTTTCATCTTTAGTGTGCATAAAATGGAAAATGTATGTCACAGGCTTCATATCGATAGGTTTATTCGTTTAACTTGTATCTTAGTTAAACAAACTTTTTATGTGAAGTCCAATAGCAGAGTGCATCTGGAAAATGTTttcattaaagtccatcaacTATAAGTGATGGCACCCTTTTACTTTAAAAAGCTTTTAAGGCCATCAATACTTTTTTTATGGAAACGAGTGCCATAGACATTCAGTGTTTTGTTAAAGTTTTAAGTGTTAAGtactttttttgtatttaagttTATAGCTTCCACCACAGTACAGTTTACGCAGTTACTGATATTTATAATTCAATACGATCGAATTGCCTATAAGTGAATAAATTAAGAtacattttattgatttattaatCAACTTTATTATTATCTTTCACTCGTTTCTTTTtcgaaaaattatatttttaattaaaaaagtcAATATAGCATAACTTTAAAATTATTGATAAAATTCAGTAAACCAAAACAAATCAGAGGGAAAATAATACGATTCACTGAGagtcttttttttaataaatgaagtgaaataattaatttaaaggaattaattaatgtccctttaaggtggTCGATACCCCAAAACCCCTCCCTTCCCCCTCACAGCACCGCTATAAGAGCGCTCGGGTTTGATTAACGGGGACACTCTGATGGAAAGCTTCAtagagtgaaagagagagagagagagagtgtgtgcgTGCGTAATTTCACTTACAGTCACGGGACTTTCAGATGTCTAGTTAATGGATCAATCACATTTATGAGAGAACTTTGGGTTTTTATTGACTGTAAGTTTTAAGGAGGCTATTAGAGGTCGGACTCTTATCCAGATGTTGGTACACACCTACTCGACCATGGTGAGTTAAATAGGGATGCAAAGTTGATCTGTTTTCATTTGCTTGTTTATTGAGATCATTGTCATGTGATATTAGCTGAAGTCAGTGTCTAGCGGATGCGTGACATTATAAGCATTTAATGCTAAGTGGAATCCGGGTCAATGTTAAGAGTGTATATAATATGAAAGCACAGaagtgtgtcattttaaatatgTCACATGCTCCAATTTGCCTAAACGGAGATAACAGACTAGTCTTTGTCTTGCATTGACTTGCAGGTTTAATCTTACGTTTTAACAAAgaataattaaactaagacttCTGTTTGGTGTGTTTTATTACTCGTGAGTAGCTTATATTTCGCTCTGTCAGTATTTGGGCAGAGCTGAAAAGCTGATAGTTTGTAATATGTGCCAAATTTTTGCCCACTTGCAATAAAGAAAGATCGAATATTGGCCACATGACCTAAAATGAAAAAGACtgtataaaattaaaaataaatgagctTGCAACATTGTTAAACGGTTTTaatcgttttatttatttaatacaattatttaatacaattatttaataaaggtttaggACTTTACAAGATTACAACATACaaacatatgttttatgtttttttttgttttgttttttgtttcgtCTATACTCCTTTAAAACGGAATGTAATCttgtatttaatttgttttatttgtctaaaaCTATCAATGGTTGTTTAAAAGACGCCTGGCGTGGAAAAGCCCTTCAACAGgattttatttctgcatcatttGTAAGgcaatttttaattaatttggttataataaattaatatgcaAGTGTAATTAACAACCATTCATTTAATAAAACCacaaaataactaaaataatacATGGATAGACctttataaagaaaaaaataaacatagaaATATTATGTTAGTAATCTAAACTAAATCTTATTACGCACATTTTATGTACATacgtttttatttaaattgttaaTCGCTATAGCTATCACTGAAACCGTATGGTCTACATTGGTGGGGTACTGACTGACAACTGTTTGTTGAACTCCTGTAAAACTATGTCTTTTAATTCACAGGAGCGCGCGGACGGACTGTCTAGCTCCTCTCCGAGCGGCCGACTCTCTCAGCTCTCCTCGCTGAACCAGGCAGCTTATTCCTCTGCTCCTCCTCTCTGCCACACTCCGGCCTCCGACTTCCAGCCACCCTATTTTCCACCTCCATATCCCCAGTCCTCACTCTCCTACACCCAGAGTCAAGACACCGGATACCCGCACTTACCGGATCCATATTCGTCCATCAACTCCCTTCATCAGCATCAGCAGGCAGCGTGGCACTCTCAGCGCTCTCGCTCAGAGGACACGGGGCTTCTCTCACAGTCACACCGAGCTCTGAGTTTAGACCCGCGGCGGGAGTATCCGGGCGTACCGCGACTTCTCCATCATGGATTGGGTGAAGGAGCAGCGGCACTGGGTGAAGGTCCTTTGGGAATGCATGCACTGGGTCATCACGGTCTGGATGACATTCAAGTGAGTTTTCTCACTTAAATTTTTCTAAAATAATGTTTCTCTTGTTTATCAGCTAATTTAAACAAGTTTAATTCCTCAAAACCTAAATAAGGCCTGAAATAGTTTATATAGTCGCCATTAAAAGGATTATTAATAAGGAAAAggttatttgaaaaaaaaacgataAAAAACAATTACATGTTTTAGTTATGACATGTTAATAGCTTAAAgtgacaaaaatattttgtgtcaaAATTGGTAACATCAACACTAACTTTCTTAAGATTAGatctattttatatataatataaaatgtaaaacctTAAGTGCTTAGAAAACAATtagaaaaatttaaataaataaaaacacgtATTATACATGATATATATAATCATGTGTTACTAAATTTTTTCTTTCGTAATGGCTATTCGAATGTGTTCAAGTGAAATTcattttacagtttaaaataaataacattgcaCACTATGGCAGATAAAATATATCTCTATGctataaacaattatttattagtaaagtctattttagttaaaaaaaatggtaacatatgtatatatttatggtttatatattaaataaaataaaacttacaAAAAATATCACAAGACCACAAAATAATTGATTTCATTTGAAACCTTCCGTGTGAAATAAACAGGTGATTCAATTCTTTCTGCCGAACTTGATTTTAATTCGATTGGTTTTTGTCTATAGTAGTTTAATGGTTGTTCTTTTACAGCAAACAACTGTAGTGAGCAGGTGCAAAATGAGTTAATGTCTATCTGTCAAGAAACTTACAGCGCATCCAATCGGTTTCCTCGGCCAATTATTCAACAAACAACTCGACTCCCTTTAAAGATATGACGCCAGCTTTTCCGAAGACTGAGTTAGATGAAAACAAGTGTCATCGTTTCATTTCCCATAAACAAAGCTGCAAATAagcatataaataatataataaatatatttttttaaatctgattttaaaaattaaacaatacGTCTAATCAGTAGCCTAAAGACTGTGAAATGTTTTTCCTCTACTTTTGTTTAAaggaaataaagtttttattatttatttttctttttaacattattttctcTGATGTTAATGGTTTATGTGACATCATAAAATCTTAAGGGTTCTCCAAAGTAAAAAGTTTTACTCAGACTTTATTAGAGTGCTAGAAAAAAGCATGTTTTTAGGTTAAATATAGGAACagttacatttaatttattagtttaaattgaatatatattaatttgtctcttaaagtcagatttttactGCACAATTATTTGGTATAAGCAAATCATTTACATGATTTATGagtctaataatataatattaataattggTCACATGATCAGAGAGAAATATGGGGAATATTTATGACTATACGTCTGATCATGTCCAATTcccattttaaaataaagattccaaaaattatatttttcgGTCTTCATGgtttcataaagaacctttaacattcaCAGAACCTTTCTGTTGTACATAAGGTTCTTTGTTGTGTAAGTTTTAAcaaattatgaaaatattagAGACAATATTCTTTTAGAAATTAAAATGGTTATTCTGTGGCATTACTGGCATTACAAACCTTTATAATTTTAAGAGTGTCATCCCTGATGTAAATATtgatcatttaaataaacatcacTTGTTGTTTAGACATTAAAACCAAGAAAACATTAAGTGTTGTAGTTTCAGATGATGAAGAAAACTGAACCAGTGTTGTGCTATTGTGTTTACCAGGGCATGGAGGAGTCATCAGCTTTGGGAATTTTGGACCATTCTGTTATCAAGAAAGGTAAGAGTCTGTATCTCTGATGCATATAAAGAAGGAGTGACCTCTTCAACTAGAAAAGGATTTTATGTGCTGCTCAGACACAATACACTAATGATTCAgccaagcacacacacacaaaaataattcAGCGTTGcaatttcattttaagtcaaGAAATCCTTTCGAACTCTGTCTTCACCCTTAAGGCAGATGCTGTTAATGAACTGTGCATGGTCATATGAGGAAAAAGAGTGGGATTAGAACCAGGCGCGGGGTGGGGGTGGGGGGGGCTTGGGTAGTAGATAATAAAGTTATGAATTCAAAGCATCTTTTCCATCAAAAAAAACCAAAAATGGTAGTTAATTAGAATCACATCTGCCAACACTTTCTGCTCCCAGTCTGCACTTTCTTCAATTACTTTTGCATGAATTTTAAATACCTTGCGTTTATTTAAAGCAGTATAAAATCTCGCGTTTTACTAAGCAACAGAATAAATCAATCATATGTCTGTGTGGAGAACAAACCAAAGCCCATATGAATAAGCAAATCTTCTCTCGGAGCTTATGAGACGCATCCGCGCGCTCAGAGCCGGTTTATGTCCCCAAATCAGCGCTGCAGGGTGTAGCGAAGACGCACAAAACCGCCCACGAAGAATGGAAAGCCAATGCAACAACGCATTTTACATCTAAAAAAATGATATAGATATACTAACACCATGCCACCATGTGACAATCCATGGCAAAGAGGGAGGAGATATGCGCTCCTGTAACGCAACGGTGCGCGCAAACACACTCAACTGGTGGATCATTGTGAAAGCTGCGCAAACGCTGTGGGTTCGTATCCCAATTAACGCACAtacagataaaatgtatagcctaGTTTAAATGGATAAAAGAGTCCCCTTGGGTGTCCGTGGTGGCTAATACTGGTGGTCCTCCAAAtattgtttgaatgcaaaatattttatttttgaaaaatgaaattgggcattaaacaaaaatgctttttataggccaataatacaaataataaaacttgactaaaatgaGCAGCATAGCATATGCCAAAAAGTATGTAACCATCATGTAAATCCATTCTTAATTTGTTACATGCACTGAGGGGTTCCTGCTTCTTCTCTCTATTCATAGAAGGGGTCCTTGGCCCAaaaaaggttgaagacctcTGGTATTAACAGTATACATTGCATTCCTAACCTGTGAAGGACTGTATGCTCTAAAAGTAAAAATCTGTCTATTGGCTTAAAAGTAATGTGCTCACCATCATTCATACTATATAAATCATTCATACACCCATGCAGCCAATAAAGACATACACTGGATTTTGTGTAGTGTTATTGAAGTGCGCTTGGCAATCCAGCCCACACAGATGTGGCACATGAGAATGAGTGATAAAGACAAatcttataaaaacaaataaggGTTTTGAGGGATGATGCAACAAAGATCCTTGAGCTCAAATGAAAAGCCAATTGAAATCTTTTATTCAGTATCATAAATGAATGTTTGTCttcattacaaaaaaatacattaaaatgctgaaagaaaatctttattttgtttAGAGGAAGATATATATACACTGTCTGCTTTTAGAATGACACCAAAAAGCCtaattttcattcatttttcgtattttattaaattactctgtttttccatttttgtgcattttaaagtCAGATTTATAATAAGACAGAAAACTTTAATTACACGcacaaaaaacatgaaaattgTTGTGTGCACAACAGATGGAATACAGTCGTTCCCCATGGAGATGCAACACCCATTTCAAAATAAGAGTGAGAAACAGACATGAAACACTGTTATTACTGAGACAACAGATGTCAACCTGTGGGAGAGCACACAACCAAACTGTGTCTTTGACTAAAAAAGGTTTTCATAACAGCAGGCCAACTCCAAAAACACAAATTATCACATTTCTATACAAATCTcatcacttttttaaaaataagacGTGACTCTTAGGGGACTTAAAGTAATCTTGGCACTCAAAGCTTTAACcacttttcttttctttatagTTCCTGTGCCATCCAAGCTAAATGGCTCCGCGGTCTCTGCCTTGTCCCTCACTAAAGACGGACTGGGCCTTGGGGGCGTGTCCAACCCCGCAGAGGTTTTCTGCTCTGTCCCTGGTCGTCTGTCCCTGCTTAGCTCCACCTCCAAGTACAAGGTCACGGTCGGAGAGGTGCAGAGACGTCTGGCCCCACCCGAGTGCCTCAATGCCTCGCTGCTTGGAGGAGTCCTGCGCAGGTAAATGTTGGAGGGAGGGATGAGGTCAAATCAAGCAGTGATGGGGAAAAATAGACCTTTAAAGAGTTACTTATGGATAAATAATAAATCTGAGGTGTTGTACTCACGTTTGTGCAAAATGCTATTCcagcacaatttttttatttttttatttataaacttGTAAAacgaattttttttaatggaaaccCACTGTATTCAACCCAGTTTTGGGTCAAATAGGGACGAGCCCAGAcccttgggttgtaatttaacctatgctgtgttttttaacccattgttgggtcaaatataaacattttctgggttaatgtAACCCAACGTCTGACTCTTCCATTTCTGACccaatgctgtttttttttaaagtgtaggcCTATGTTAGAATCTAAATAATGGACCTGTTAATGGTTTTGATAGTAAAAACAGAGGCATATTGTCTAAAGAAACAGTGTTTTAATCTTTTTTAACCCCTCCTCACTCAGAGCCAAATCAAAAAATGGAGGCCGCTGTCTGCGAGAGCGTCTGGAGAAGATCGGTCTCAACCTGCCTGCAGGCCGTCGAAAGGCAGCCAATGTCACACTCCTCACGGCACTGGTGGAAGGTAAACCAGACACATACATATTATCACATTAACTCTGCTTTCATAGAGTCTCGTACCCGCTGCTGTAATTGTCCAAAACACAGCGTCTGCACTACGTTATCAGTCCCTTAGGTGAGCAAACTAAGACAGGAACATATATGTTAATGTAAGTGTGAAACAATAACCTCCTAGTGAGTGTTAACTTTAAAATTGTCACACAACGCAAGTCGTCGTTTTTCAGATGTTCAGCCTATTATCACCTCATCGTCTTAAGTCAGCATGCTAAAAATTCCCGTTTTTTTCTCAGGCGAGGCGGTTCATCTCGCACGGGACTTTGGGTACGTGTGTGAAACAGAGTTTCCCGCCCGGGCCACAGCAGAATATCTGTGCAGACAAAGCGACCCGGACCAGCTGCCCACAAGACGCAGTATGTTGCTGGCCACCAAGTAAGTACTTAAAGGAGGATTTAACTGAGTTTTACTATATGGGAAAGAAATACTTTTCTAAACctgaacttaaaaaaatgacacatttagTAGGCCTACCCAATATTATCATAAATACAGAATGTGACTTTGTATTGGCTTATTTGCAGTATTTATGTATAGTATACAGAATAGTAGACTATAATGTTATTggttaatataatttatattttattatatatatagtGACAACCACTGTcaggggtaacgcattacaagtaaagtgcattatgtaataatattacttttctgaagtaaggagtaaagtaacgcattacggtttaaaggtgcagtgtgtaatttttagaagaatgtcttgacataaatgcaaatattatacaaaactatatcaggggtgtataaagacctttcataatgcaccgttatgtttttattaccttaaaatatgatatgatatgtttttatctacatacaccgagggtccccttacatggaagtcgccattttgtgccgtcatgtttctacagaagcccttgacggacaaactttttttacgaaGTTGTCTGCGACaattacatgtttgtctggtggcggctaacGTGTAGCtcctctatgcatttcaaaagcgaggggtgagcagtggactgagtcgttggttgcaatgcgcaacctcaccactagttgccacaaaaatgtacacactgcacctttaaatgtacacattacttttttaaaaaagtaatgcaagttacttttttagtttaattaatttgatttaaaaaaaaatactgaattaaactaaacgtagtcacattatgaactctatgcgtacacgcttgtgtgggaacagtttgagtcagaaactgagatggcaggccagagcagAGCTCGaaatttttgtgatgaaatatgcaatttctgaatgcagaattTTTCAGTCattaaaacacctgcaaggcctgaaagaaatcaagcctcagccaagaaaaagtaatccaaaagtaacaaaaaagtaatgtaagcattactttctatgaaaagtaacgcaattagttacttttttggggagtaacttaatattgtaatgcattacttttaaaagtaactatcCCCAACACTGTGACAACAGCTGAACAAGACCAGAAGCACGTTATAAAAGGGTTAATTTTAtgttacttaaaggtgcagtgtgtacattttagcgtcatctagtggtgaagttacgaattgcaaccaacggcccagcccactgctcacccctcgcttttgaagtGCTTAGAGAAGCTACAGTTACCACTACCGGagaaacatgtcatcgtcggggACAAAAATGTTTGTCCGTTATGGGCTTTCGTGTAGACGTGGTGGCACAGAGTGGCGACTTCAACGTATGGGGACCTTcatgcatgtagataaaaacatctcattctaaggtaataaaaacataactattcattataaaaaggtctttatacacccatgataatgtagttttgtatattatattgcatttctgtcaagagatctttcttaaaattacacactgcacctttaagagatAAAACAGCCTATAACAAATCTCCTAAACAACACAGTAAGTTTCTATCCATgtttaaaatgttgaaaatcagtcattagcttcatttaactttttataAAAACTTCCAAATTAGGGTGATGTTGATGCATACACACTCTCACCCCTCTATTTCCATGTCTACAGGGAGATTTGCAAAGAATTTTTGGATTTGATGTCACAGGACAGGTCGCCTTTGGGCGGCAGCCGCCCCACCCCCTGCCTGGAGCCCGGGGTGCAAAGCAGCCTGACCCACTTCAGCCTCCTCACCCACGGATTCGGCACGCCCGCCATCTGCGCGGCCCTATCGGCCTTCCAGAGTTACTTGCTAGAGGCCCTAAAACTGCTGGATAAAGGGGAGGGAGGAAAGAGCCACCACGACAAAGAATTAAAGCATcgcaaatgaacacaaaagactGGTTGTGGGCCCTAGCTCACTTTTAGGAGCGTACGAGTGTATTTATGTGTATGAATGTGCACCGATTACAGACGCAAACCTGTACGGACTGGTGTCTGATGACATCGGAGGTCTCCTGAGAGAGACGGAAAATGCAACAATTTTGTTACGGGCCGAACTTGGACCACGAACTCCCTCTGGACCGTCAGGAGGAGATGACTGACTTGAGATGACTGGTATTCTCTGAGGGCCGAGGGCCAAAACCAATCAAATGTGAAATGTGGACAATAAGAGTTGGGGGCGGCGCATTTAATGAATTTTTTGTACTTCATGTTCTATGTTTATTATCAATGTTAATGGTATTCTTATTGCTGTATtgcaatgtaaatgtaatatattaAAGCAAAAGCAACAAACTGCATCATGCAAAGAATATGGCGAAGTGTGtagtttttgtttcttttgcAGCGCCACAATTTAAAGGCATCAAGAAAATACTTGATTTGTAGTTGTGTATTTTATACATAACAAGGtgtctttttataaatgttggtGATTACAAAATTAGCGCAATACAAATTGAACACCCAGGGGGATGTTTGAAATTTCTAGCCCTGTTTGCTAAAGGCAGGGTGACATTACCCA from Misgurnus anguillicaudatus chromosome 20, ASM2758022v2, whole genome shotgun sequence includes the following:
- the tfap2e gene encoding transcription factor AP-2-epsilon isoform X1; this translates as MLWKSRSKTEPYCLQERADGLSSSSPSGRLSQLSSLNQAAYSSAPPLCHTPASDFQPPYFPPPYPQSSLSYTQSQDTGYPHLPDPYSSINSLHQHQQAAWHSQRSRSEDTGLLSQSHRALSLDPRREYPGVPRLLHHGLGEGAAALGEGPLGMHALGHHGLDDIQGMEESSALGILDHSVIKKVPVPSKLNGSAVSALSLTKDGLGLGGVSNPAEVFCSVPGRLSLLSSTSKYKVTVGEVQRRLAPPECLNASLLGGVLRRAKSKNGGRCLRERLEKIGLNLPAGRRKAANVTLLTALVEGEAVHLARDFGYVCETEFPARATAEYLCRQSDPDQLPTRRSMLLATKEICKEFLDLMSQDRSPLGGSRPTPCLEPGVQSSLTHFSLLTHGFGTPAICAALSAFQSYLLEALKLLDKGEGGKSHHDKELKHRK
- the tfap2e gene encoding transcription factor AP-2-epsilon isoform X2, with translation MLVHTYSTMERADGLSSSSPSGRLSQLSSLNQAAYSSAPPLCHTPASDFQPPYFPPPYPQSSLSYTQSQDTGYPHLPDPYSSINSLHQHQQAAWHSQRSRSEDTGLLSQSHRALSLDPRREYPGVPRLLHHGLGEGAAALGEGPLGMHALGHHGLDDIQGMEESSALGILDHSVIKKVPVPSKLNGSAVSALSLTKDGLGLGGVSNPAEVFCSVPGRLSLLSSTSKYKVTVGEVQRRLAPPECLNASLLGGVLRRAKSKNGGRCLRERLEKIGLNLPAGRRKAANVTLLTALVEGEAVHLARDFGYVCETEFPARATAEYLCRQSDPDQLPTRRSMLLATKEICKEFLDLMSQDRSPLGGSRPTPCLEPGVQSSLTHFSLLTHGFGTPAICAALSAFQSYLLEALKLLDKGEGGKSHHDKELKHRK